In Methanobacterium paludis, the following proteins share a genomic window:
- a CDS encoding universal stress protein, whose product MNTRILLPTDGSESSKKAGEYAVSTANLNGADIIVLNVIDTDYLNPLPQRDLREKLDEQLREEGKEAVEKFKKKIEDEKCAGNCKNINLITMLKQGKPSDVILETAEEEGVDQIIIGKSGKHGLERFLLGSTTERVVRKAKIPVNVIV is encoded by the coding sequence ATGAATACAAGAATATTGTTACCTACAGATGGTTCAGAATCATCCAAAAAAGCTGGAGAATATGCTGTTTCCACTGCAAATTTAAATGGTGCAGATATCATTGTTTTAAATGTAATTGACACGGATTATTTGAACCCTCTACCGCAAAGAGATTTAAGGGAAAAACTGGATGAACAATTACGAGAAGAAGGAAAAGAAGCTGTAGAAAAATTCAAAAAGAAGATTGAAGACGAAAAATGTGCAGGTAACTGTAAAAACATTAACCTGATAACTATGCTTAAACAAGGTAAGCCATCAGATGTTATTTTAGAAACAGCTGAAGAAGAAGGTGTAGATCAAATAATAATTGGAAAATCAGGTAAACATGGACTGGAAAGATTTTTACTGGGCAGTACCACCGAGAGAGTAGTTAGAAAAGCGAAAATTCCAGTTAATGTCATAGTTTGA